One window of Drosophila bipectinata strain 14024-0381.07 chromosome 4, DbipHiC1v2, whole genome shotgun sequence genomic DNA carries:
- the LOC138926828 gene encoding craniofacial development protein 2-like, with protein sequence MGDFNAKIGTNNNGLETIMGRHGVGTRSNNGDRLIDLCQTFQLVIGGTVFPHKEIHKYTWTSPNGHTRNQIDHICISRKWRRSLMDVRIRRSASIDSDHELIIGELLIKLRRNSNTVNRTTRRQPPINVQRLSDSNLSTRMATTLREQMTAQPLNHSWEQTCSILRSTAEEMLGTRKRRRTDWISALTWELISKRNSLKSRADHDCRARDEH encoded by the coding sequence ATGGGAGACTTCAATGCAAAAATCGgcaccaacaacaacggaTTGGAAACAATCATGGGCCGACATGGTGTTGGCACACGCAGCAATAATGGTGACAGGCTAATCGACTTATGTCAGACCTTCCAACTGGTTATTGGTGGCACTGTATTCCCCCACAAGGAAATCCATAAATACACATGGACCTCTCCGAATGGACATACTCGCAACCAAATCGACCACATCTGCATAAGTAGAAAATGGAGACGCTCGTTAATGGATGTTAGAATTAGGAGAAGTGCGTCTATCGACAGTGACCACGAGCTGATAATCGGAGAGCTTTTAATCAAGCTCAGACGAAATAGCAACACTGTCAACAGGACCACAAGAAGACAGCCTCCCATTAACGTACAACGGCTGAGTGACTCCAACCTATCCACCAGAATGGCCACAACGTTGCGTGAACAGATGACAGCACAACCGTTGAATCACTCATGGGAACAAACATGCAGTATACTGAGGAGCACCGCGGAGGAGATGCTTGGCACCCGAAAACGCAGGCGCACAGATTGGATATCAGCGCTCACTTGGGAACTTATCAGCAAACGGAACAGCCTAAAGTCGAGAGCAGATCATGATTGCAGAGCTCGCGACGAACACTAA